A part of Lacibacter sp. H407 genomic DNA contains:
- the rimM gene encoding ribosome maturation factor RimM (Essential for efficient processing of 16S rRNA), protein MEQYFSIGQILGTFGLNGEVVLKHNLGKKTSLKGLEVLFIEEAKDKFLPYFITGTKIKNEEEVYIAIDGISTKEAAKKLSPKKVWLREEDFHKQAGKTAPISLIGYMMIDGTKELGNVLEVIEQPLQILCRLEIESKEVLIPLHEETIRSINHKKKQVVVELPDGLLEVYLG, encoded by the coding sequence ATGGAACAATACTTCAGCATTGGACAAATACTCGGCACATTCGGATTAAACGGAGAAGTGGTACTCAAACATAATTTGGGTAAAAAGACATCACTCAAAGGATTGGAAGTATTATTTATTGAAGAAGCGAAAGATAAATTTCTTCCTTACTTCATTACCGGCACTAAGATCAAGAACGAAGAGGAAGTATACATTGCCATTGATGGCATCAGCACCAAAGAAGCAGCAAAAAAACTGTCGCCGAAAAAAGTGTGGTTGCGGGAAGAAGATTTTCACAAGCAAGCCGGTAAAACTGCACCTATTTCATTGATCGGTTATATGATGATCGATGGCACCAAAGAACTGGGCAATGTATTGGAAGTAATTGAACAGCCGCTGCAGATCTTATGCAGATTGGAAATTGAAAGCAAAGAAGTATTGATACCGCTGCACGAAGAAACCATCCGCAGCATTAATCATAAAAAGAAACAGGTAGTAGTGGAATTGCCGGATGGATTGCTGGAAGTGTATTTAGGATAA
- a CDS encoding thioredoxin family protein, which yields MKRFILFISILVCAIFTIAQPLNQIVKDRNGNPMLVGCCTKEALMQEPFASWFVPTYTNYRIDTVVANNIKEHISNREFVIFLGTWCGDSKREVPRLYKVLEYCGVQPEQIRLIMVSNHDTAYKQSPTHEEQGLNILRVPTLLVLENRVELNRIVEYPVESLEKDLLKILRSNEYKHAYLRTSK from the coding sequence ATGAAACGATTCATTCTTTTCATCAGCATACTTGTATGTGCAATATTCACTATTGCACAACCACTCAATCAAATAGTGAAAGACAGAAACGGCAACCCCATGTTGGTTGGTTGCTGTACAAAAGAAGCATTGATGCAGGAACCGTTTGCATCATGGTTTGTACCAACTTATACGAATTACAGGATCGATACTGTTGTTGCCAATAACATCAAAGAGCATATCAGTAACCGTGAGTTTGTAATTTTCCTCGGCACCTGGTGTGGCGACAGCAAACGTGAAGTTCCCCGTTTGTACAAAGTACTGGAGTATTGTGGTGTACAACCTGAACAGATCCGATTAATCATGGTGAGCAATCATGATACGGCTTACAAGCAAAGTCCAACACATGAAGAACAGGGACTGAATATTCTGCGGGTACCTACGCTGCTTGTGTTAGAGAATCGAGTTGAACTGAATCGTATTGTTGAATACCCGGTTGAAAGTTTAGAAAAGGATCTGCTCAAAATTTTACGCAGTAATGAGTATAAACATGCGTACTTACGAACATCAAAGTAA
- a CDS encoding PKD domain-containing protein has protein sequence MKKIIVHIVLLFACFTASAQTDTSVVVQQKENKVAFKAGLPPLTQIPGAPKPFYTYLWDFGDGHFSTEENPEHIYAREGDYEAVLYAVNNYDDGKKPGRKPKKVAVKQVNKSYLATISPSEQNFFKANGFFELKYNCMAKPDDTMVLMAGWKNDVAVNGKVYLFINEKQFGQNSFDTAGFRLYNDAALINDKNAIAAVRPFDNLLLTSSGSPASNFKEEKKFSGAESKTFLMNTLKGYSNVFAVDIKQATTDAQFMFTNLYVTPGMIKDTNATIIITGLFVPDTGGVYMHQLNIPIVTSHDPNKMNLKHGRLNYRTLKKSKSLSYKIRFQNDGEGPARKIKLAITLPSAMDPQTISIKDMSPYCLPCDSVPTRTGCWELVTNKDSAAFIFNGIYLPGTNQKGVNDKDSTKGFVEFDVKTKKKLDNLPFKGRTAIYFDKNEPVITNFATGKFKPALSPIIMAGYEMNLGANGLSDGVNVGVGIARLAPYKPYFQFELFGKYYQTTSAQQTFQRQGVVVIDGKNYDYRGYREQMQSRITRIGLVPLHLRYNFNDLLSAGAGVRVDADFAGSIDTSRTYLLSNFNGQVNFPYDLKRNASIKTFSNAQFLPFVDVQFGKVRLGPQIGTRFYYGGTNRSYLYFYASWRL, from the coding sequence ATGAAAAAAATAATCGTCCATATTGTCCTCCTGTTTGCATGCTTTACTGCTTCGGCACAAACCGACACCTCGGTTGTGGTTCAGCAGAAAGAAAACAAGGTGGCTTTTAAAGCGGGCCTGCCGCCGTTAACGCAAATACCCGGCGCTCCTAAACCTTTCTATACTTATTTATGGGATTTTGGCGATGGGCATTTCAGCACTGAAGAAAATCCGGAACACATTTATGCAAGAGAAGGAGATTACGAAGCAGTTTTATATGCAGTGAATAATTATGATGATGGCAAGAAGCCCGGCCGTAAACCAAAAAAGGTAGCGGTGAAGCAAGTGAACAAATCCTATCTCGCAACAATATCGCCATCGGAACAGAATTTCTTTAAGGCAAACGGTTTTTTTGAACTGAAGTATAACTGCATGGCCAAGCCCGACGATACAATGGTTTTGATGGCCGGCTGGAAAAACGATGTGGCAGTAAATGGCAAAGTGTATCTCTTCATCAACGAAAAACAATTCGGACAAAACAGTTTTGATACAGCAGGGTTTCGTTTGTACAACGATGCTGCCTTGATCAACGATAAGAATGCAATTGCTGCTGTTCGTCCGTTTGACAATCTGTTACTCACAAGTAGTGGTAGTCCTGCATCAAATTTTAAAGAAGAAAAAAAGTTCAGCGGTGCAGAAAGCAAAACGTTTTTGATGAATACATTGAAAGGATACAGCAATGTATTTGCAGTGGATATAAAACAGGCAACTACGGATGCACAGTTCATGTTCACGAATTTATATGTAACACCGGGTATGATCAAGGATACAAATGCCACCATCATCATTACCGGTTTATTTGTGCCTGATACCGGTGGCGTGTACATGCACCAGCTAAACATTCCTATTGTTACGTCGCATGATCCCAACAAGATGAATCTGAAACATGGTCGATTGAATTACCGCACGCTCAAGAAAAGTAAATCGCTCAGTTATAAGATCCGTTTCCAGAATGATGGTGAAGGTCCGGCACGAAAAATTAAACTGGCTATCACACTTCCTTCTGCAATGGACCCACAAACGATCAGCATCAAAGACATGTCGCCTTATTGTTTACCCTGCGATAGTGTGCCCACAAGAACGGGTTGTTGGGAGTTGGTCACCAATAAAGACAGTGCGGCATTTATCTTCAACGGTATCTATTTACCGGGCACCAATCAAAAAGGTGTGAATGATAAAGACAGCACCAAAGGTTTTGTGGAGTTTGATGTAAAAACAAAAAAGAAATTAGATAACCTTCCGTTTAAAGGAAGAACAGCTATTTATTTTGATAAGAATGAACCCGTAATTACCAATTTCGCTACAGGAAAATTCAAACCTGCACTTTCACCAATTATAATGGCGGGTTATGAAATGAACCTCGGTGCTAATGGTTTGAGTGATGGTGTAAATGTTGGTGTAGGTATTGCCAGGCTTGCACCTTACAAACCTTATTTCCAGTTTGAGTTATTCGGGAAATATTATCAAACCACTTCGGCTCAGCAAACATTTCAACGACAAGGTGTGGTTGTGATCGATGGAAAGAATTATGATTACCGTGGTTACCGAGAGCAAATGCAATCACGTATCACTCGTATCGGTTTAGTGCCGCTGCATCTGCGTTATAATTTCAACGATCTGTTGTCGGCTGGTGCAGGTGTTCGTGTTGATGCAGACTTTGCAGGTTCAATTGATACAAGCCGCACTTATCTGTTAAGCAATTTCAATGGACAGGTGAACTTCCCGTACGATCTGAAAAGAAATGCTTCGATAAAAACATTCTCCAATGCGCAGTTTCTTCCCTTTGTTGATGTGCAGTTTGGCAAAGTGCGTCTTGGTCCGCAGATAGGCACCCGTTTTTATTATGGCGGAACAAACCGATCTTATCTCTATTTTTATGCATCCTGGCGACTGTAA
- the ffh gene encoding signal recognition particle protein, which translates to MFQNLSERLESAFKNIKGEGRITDLNIAATVKDIRRALVDADVNYKIAKDFTDTVKDKAQGAKVLLAVNPGQQMVKIVQDELTELMGGTESELDLKGLPAVILIAGLQGSGKTTFSGKLANYLKTQKGKSPLLVAADIYRPAAIDQLTVLAGQIGVDVYSERENKDAVSIVQNALKEAKAKNKNVVIIDTAGRLAIDEVLMKEVADIKAAVNPNEILFVVDSMTGQDAVNTAKAFNDRLNFTGVVLTKLDGDTRGGAALSIKYTVNKPIKFVSSGEKMDTLDVFYPDRMAQRILGMGDITSLVEKAQAQFDEEQAKKLEKKIRKNQFDFEDFKQQLEQIKKMGNLKDLMGMIPGMGKAMKDVDISDDSFKGVEAIINSMTPQERSNPDLIDQSRRKRIAMGSGKDIAEVNAFMKQFEQMKQMMSMMNKMPMGGRMMPGMGRR; encoded by the coding sequence ATGTTTCAGAATTTAAGTGAACGTTTAGAGAGTGCGTTTAAAAATATTAAAGGCGAAGGCCGTATTACTGATCTCAATATTGCGGCAACCGTAAAAGATATCCGCCGTGCATTGGTAGATGCCGACGTAAACTATAAAATTGCCAAGGACTTTACCGATACGGTGAAGGACAAAGCGCAAGGCGCCAAAGTATTGCTGGCGGTGAACCCCGGTCAGCAAATGGTGAAGATTGTGCAGGATGAGCTCACGGAATTAATGGGCGGCACCGAAAGTGAGCTTGATCTGAAAGGTTTGCCTGCGGTGATTCTCATCGCTGGTTTGCAGGGTAGTGGTAAAACCACCTTCAGCGGAAAACTTGCCAATTACCTCAAAACACAGAAAGGAAAATCGCCTTTGCTGGTGGCGGCTGATATTTACCGTCCGGCGGCCATTGATCAATTGACGGTGTTGGCGGGGCAAATTGGTGTGGATGTGTACAGCGAACGGGAGAACAAAGATGCCGTTTCCATCGTGCAGAACGCTTTAAAAGAAGCAAAAGCAAAAAACAAGAATGTAGTTATTATTGATACGGCCGGTCGCCTGGCGATCGACGAAGTGTTGATGAAGGAAGTGGCTGATATTAAAGCTGCTGTTAATCCCAACGAGATCCTGTTTGTCGTAGATAGTATGACGGGTCAGGATGCGGTGAACACGGCCAAAGCTTTCAACGACCGACTGAACTTTACAGGTGTTGTGCTCACCAAACTTGACGGTGATACCAGAGGTGGTGCGGCGCTCTCTATTAAATACACGGTGAACAAACCAATTAAGTTTGTGAGCAGCGGAGAGAAGATGGACACGCTCGATGTATTTTATCCCGATCGTATGGCCCAGCGTATTTTGGGCATGGGTGATATTACCTCACTCGTGGAAAAAGCACAGGCGCAGTTTGATGAAGAGCAGGCCAAAAAGCTGGAGAAGAAGATCCGCAAAAACCAGTTCGATTTTGAAGATTTCAAACAACAACTGGAGCAGATCAAGAAAATGGGTAACCTGAAAGACCTGATGGGCATGATTCCCGGTATGGGCAAAGCCATGAAGGATGTGGACATCAGTGATGATTCGTTCAAAGGTGTGGAAGCGATCATCAATTCCATGACACCACAGGAACGCAGCAACCCAGACCTGATCGATCAAAGCCGCCGCAAGCGAATTGCAATGGGCAGCGGAAAAGATATTGCCGAAGTAAACGCATTTATGAAGCAGTTTGAGCAAATGAAACAGATGATGAGCATGATGAACAAAATGCCCATGGGTGGCCGCATGATGCCAGGAATGGGCAGAAGGTAA
- the ade gene encoding adenine deaminase: protein MAAVKVSGNIVDLFSNKINFGQLTIEAGKISTIEVIEPGEKPGEPYLLPGFIDSHVHIESSMLVPSEFAKLAVVHGTVATVSDPHEIANVCGLAGVEYMIENGKTVPFKFNFGAPSCVPATGFETAGAVLNAADVKALLQKEEIKYLSEMMNFPGVLFSDEEVIQKIAAAQALGKPVDGHAPGLRGEDAKKYIAAGISTDHECFTKEEALDKLKYGMKIIIREGSAAKNFEALAELIDEYPDMIMLCSDDKHPDSLVEGHINQLCARAVNKGLNVFNVLKAACVTPVAHYKLDVGLLREADAADFIVVDDLKNFHVQQTFINGELVAENGKSLIVSKPSSVINNFQCDEKTITEFEFHLNKFGNADAENIEQVYVVEAMDGQLITNKLIVPITSFTVAEEIIEANTEKDFLYMVVVNRYNNSPVAKCFVKNFGLKKGAIASSVAHDSHNIIAVGVDAESICHAVNLIIRSKGGVSVVNEASQQLLSLPVAGLMSADDGYKVAEAYSNIDMAAKELGSALAAPFMTLSFMGLLVIPHLKLSDMGLFDGDRFQLV, encoded by the coding sequence ATGGCTGCTGTTAAAGTATCGGGCAATATCGTTGATCTTTTCTCAAACAAAATAAACTTTGGACAACTTACTATCGAAGCGGGCAAAATTTCGACTATTGAGGTAATTGAGCCAGGTGAAAAGCCCGGAGAACCATACCTTCTGCCAGGCTTTATTGATAGCCATGTGCATATTGAAAGTTCGATGCTGGTGCCGTCTGAATTTGCAAAACTGGCGGTGGTGCACGGAACAGTAGCAACTGTTAGCGATCCACATGAAATTGCGAATGTATGTGGTTTGGCCGGCGTAGAATACATGATTGAAAACGGCAAGACGGTTCCCTTTAAATTCAATTTCGGAGCACCCAGTTGTGTGCCGGCTACTGGCTTTGAAACGGCAGGCGCCGTATTGAATGCAGCTGATGTGAAAGCGTTGCTGCAAAAAGAGGAGATCAAGTACCTGAGTGAAATGATGAATTTCCCGGGCGTGTTGTTTAGCGATGAAGAAGTGATACAAAAGATCGCTGCAGCACAAGCATTGGGCAAGCCGGTTGATGGACATGCACCGGGATTGAGAGGTGAAGATGCGAAGAAATATATTGCTGCGGGAATAAGTACCGACCATGAATGTTTTACCAAAGAAGAAGCACTGGATAAGTTGAAATATGGAATGAAGATCATTATCCGGGAAGGAAGTGCAGCCAAGAATTTTGAAGCACTGGCTGAACTCATCGATGAGTATCCCGATATGATCATGCTTTGCAGCGATGATAAACATCCGGATAGTTTGGTGGAGGGACATATTAACCAGCTTTGTGCCAGAGCGGTCAACAAAGGTTTGAATGTGTTCAATGTATTAAAGGCTGCCTGCGTTACTCCGGTGGCACATTATAAATTAGATGTGGGATTGTTACGTGAAGCTGATGCAGCTGATTTTATTGTGGTAGATGATTTGAAAAACTTCCATGTTCAACAAACTTTCATCAATGGTGAATTGGTTGCAGAGAACGGGAAGTCGCTCATCGTCAGCAAACCATCATCTGTGATCAATAATTTTCAATGCGATGAAAAAACAATCACTGAATTTGAATTTCATCTCAACAAATTTGGCAATGCCGATGCAGAAAATATTGAGCAGGTGTATGTGGTGGAAGCAATGGATGGACAATTGATCACCAACAAACTGATCGTTCCCATTACATCCTTTACTGTTGCAGAAGAGATCATCGAGGCAAATACAGAAAAGGATTTTCTCTACATGGTAGTGGTAAACCGTTACAACAATTCACCGGTGGCAAAGTGCTTCGTTAAAAACTTTGGATTAAAAAAAGGCGCCATTGCTTCTTCTGTTGCACACGACAGTCATAATATTATTGCAGTAGGTGTTGATGCTGAAAGTATTTGCCATGCAGTTAATTTGATTATTCGTTCAAAAGGGGGAGTAAGTGTTGTAAACGAAGCAAGCCAACAACTGCTGTCATTACCGGTTGCCGGTTTAATGAGTGCAGATGATGGTTATAAAGTAGCCGAAGCTTATAGTAACATTGATATGGCAGCGAAGGAACTGGGCTCTGCTTTGGCCGCACCATTTATGACACTTTCGTTCATGGGCTTGCTGGTAATACCACATTTAAAACTGAGCGACATGGGCTTGTTTGATGGTGATCGTTTTCAATTGGTTTAA
- the rpsP gene encoding 30S ribosomal protein S16 gives MPVKIRLQRHGSKKRPFYFIVVADARAPRDGKFIQKIGTYNPVTEPAVIQIDRQKALEWLTKGAQPTDTVRKILSTKGVLYLKHLLRGVSLNLFDQATAMEKFQAWHTEHEATEAKKREEARRSRFKQRSGGNYQRRPMAPRRQEGGESEAPAPAAGE, from the coding sequence ATGCCAGTTAAAATCCGACTGCAAAGACACGGGTCTAAAAAGAGACCTTTCTATTTCATCGTAGTGGCCGACGCAAGAGCCCCAAGAGATGGAAAATTCATTCAGAAAATTGGTACTTACAATCCTGTTACAGAGCCTGCTGTGATCCAGATCGATCGTCAGAAAGCTTTGGAGTGGTTAACAAAAGGAGCACAGCCAACTGATACAGTTCGCAAGATCCTTTCAACCAAAGGTGTATTGTACCTGAAACATTTGTTACGTGGTGTAAGCCTCAATTTGTTCGATCAGGCTACTGCTATGGAAAAATTCCAGGCATGGCATACTGAGCACGAAGCAACTGAAGCGAAGAAAAGAGAAGAAGCACGCCGTAGCCGTTTCAAACAGCGCAGTGGTGGTAACTACCAACGTCGTCCGATGGCCCCAAGAAGGCAGGAAGGTGGCGAGTCAGAAGCACCAGCACCGGCTGCAGGAGAATAA
- a CDS encoding RNA polymerase sigma factor, which yields MHADQKYITALLHHDQRLISDIYQRFAPNMKAYLLSRGCSEDDAGDVFQEALIDIYKLANDKQFVLTCPFEAFLLLLCKRKFINKTKKTSLTVVTNGEEDAYAHIPGDANAGASEHVVQVEKEQLVMLVLDEMGNCKEVILKSLLKKPQEEIAEELGMTYAYYRKRKSNCMGELAELVRNHSRFKEIVS from the coding sequence TTGCACGCCGACCAGAAATATATAACTGCTTTGCTCCATCACGATCAACGGCTCATCAGTGATATCTATCAACGATTTGCACCCAATATGAAGGCTTACCTGCTTTCCCGTGGCTGCAGTGAAGATGATGCCGGTGATGTGTTTCAGGAAGCATTGATTGACATTTATAAACTGGCGAACGACAAACAGTTTGTGCTTACCTGTCCGTTTGAAGCGTTTCTGTTATTACTCTGCAAACGCAAATTCATCAACAAAACGAAAAAAACTTCGCTCACTGTGGTAACAAACGGCGAGGAAGATGCATATGCTCATATACCGGGTGATGCCAACGCTGGTGCTTCCGAACATGTGGTGCAGGTAGAAAAAGAACAACTCGTTATGTTAGTGCTCGATGAAATGGGCAATTGCAAAGAAGTGATCTTAAAAAGTCTGCTGAAAAAACCGCAGGAAGAAATTGCAGAAGAGCTAGGTATGACGTATGCATACTACCGTAAACGGAAAAGTAATTGCATGGGTGAGTTGGCAGAACTGGTACGTAATCATTCACGGTTTAAAGAAATTGTATCATGA
- a CDS encoding alpha/beta hydrolase produces the protein MLNRFFFFITLLYSSTTSVAQIKAEEKIFPLGIIRQLHSVELNENRTLNIYLPEGYNNDSSYPVIYLLDGSADEDFIHVAGLVQFYTFPWVNVLPNSIVVGVANVDRRRDFTFPTTIEKDKMDFPTTGGSEKFIRFLEKELQLYINSSFKTNGHNMLIGQSLGGLLATEVLLKKPDLFSQYVIVSPSLWWDKESLLKTKLTSFKRKTTVYIAVGKEGKIMEDDAKALHELLKVKGSNLSLKFDFIGNKMHGNIFHQAVANAFEFLGEVK, from the coding sequence ATGCTAAATCGCTTTTTCTTTTTTATCACACTTTTATATTCATCAACAACATCCGTTGCTCAAATCAAAGCAGAAGAAAAAATTTTTCCACTGGGCATTATCCGGCAACTGCATTCAGTTGAGTTAAATGAAAACCGTACACTCAATATTTATTTGCCAGAAGGATACAATAACGATTCCAGCTATCCTGTTATTTATCTACTCGATGGTTCTGCTGACGAGGATTTTATTCATGTGGCGGGGCTTGTACAATTCTATACATTTCCATGGGTGAATGTATTGCCCAACTCAATTGTGGTGGGTGTTGCCAATGTTGATCGGCGAAGAGATTTTACATTTCCTACAACTATTGAAAAAGATAAAATGGATTTTCCTACAACAGGCGGCTCCGAAAAGTTTATCCGCTTTCTTGAAAAAGAATTACAGCTGTACATCAATAGTTCATTCAAAACAAATGGTCACAATATGCTGATCGGTCAATCGCTGGGCGGTTTGCTGGCAACTGAAGTATTATTGAAAAAGCCGGACTTGTTTTCACAATATGTAATTGTAAGTCCTAGTTTGTGGTGGGATAAAGAATCGCTGCTGAAAACAAAACTTACTTCGTTTAAAAGGAAAACAACAGTATACATCGCCGTCGGTAAAGAAGGTAAGATCATGGAAGATGATGCAAAAGCATTACATGAACTATTAAAAGTAAAAGGCAGTAATCTTTCGTTGAAGTTTGATTTCATCGGCAACAAAATGCATGGAAACATTTTTCATCAGGCGGTGGCGAATGCGTTTGAGTTTTTGGGAGAGGTGAAGTAA
- a CDS encoding glycosyltransferase family 2 protein yields MYTFRSFQVDAAALLIDFESGKLGGVFVPRISYFVLTIIFAPFKSLYRMFNNKKVVVVLPAYNAAKTLEITYNEIPFDIVDEVVLVDDASKDETVAKAKELGIKHIVSHENNKGYGGNQKSCYKKALELGGDIVIMLHPDYQYTPQLIHAMTSIIGNDVYPVVFGSRILGNGALKGGMPVYKYIANRFLTLTQNILLGQKLSEYHTGYRAFSKEVLEAVKLDACDDDFIFDNEMVSQIFYKGYQIGEVTCPTKYFEEASSINFSRSMKYGLGCLKVSVIYRLCKWGLMKSKLY; encoded by the coding sequence ATGTACACATTTCGATCTTTTCAGGTAGATGCAGCCGCTTTATTAATTGACTTTGAGTCGGGCAAGCTTGGCGGAGTTTTCGTACCTCGTATTTCTTACTTCGTACTTACCATTATCTTTGCCCCCTTTAAATCGCTTTATCGCATGTTCAACAACAAAAAAGTAGTGGTGGTTTTGCCGGCTTACAATGCCGCAAAAACATTGGAGATCACGTACAACGAGATCCCGTTCGATATTGTGGATGAAGTGGTATTGGTAGATGATGCCAGTAAAGATGAGACCGTTGCCAAAGCAAAAGAACTCGGCATCAAACATATTGTGAGCCACGAAAACAACAAAGGCTACGGCGGTAATCAAAAAAGCTGTTACAAAAAAGCATTGGAGCTGGGCGGCGATATTGTGATCATGCTGCACCCCGATTATCAGTACACGCCACAACTCATCCATGCCATGACGAGTATTATTGGCAACGATGTGTATCCTGTGGTATTCGGCAGTCGCATTTTAGGAAACGGTGCATTGAAAGGTGGTATGCCCGTTTACAAATATATCGCCAACCGTTTTTTAACGCTTACTCAAAATATATTACTCGGTCAAAAGTTATCAGAATATCATACAGGCTACCGTGCATTTAGTAAAGAAGTGCTTGAAGCAGTAAAACTGGATGCCTGCGATGATGACTTTATTTTTGACAATGAAATGGTCTCACAGATCTTTTACAAAGGTTACCAGATCGGCGAAGTAACCTGCCCTACTAAATATTTTGAGGAAGCCAGCAGCATCAACTTCAGCCGCAGTATGAAGTATGGACTTGGTTGTTTGAAGGTGTCTGTGATCTATCGTCTTTGCAAATGGGGATTGATGAAGAGTAAATTGTACTAA